A window of Chitinophaga sp. MM2321 contains these coding sequences:
- the truA gene encoding tRNA pseudouridine(38-40) synthase TruA, which translates to MNRYFIEVAYKGAQYSGFQVQENAHTVQAELDHALSLLFREKIVSTGSSRTDAGVNAQQNFLHFDTALPLHPQFLYKVNAILPDDIVLKGIYHVPADAHSRFAALGRSYEYTIYTRKDPFMKDRGYFFPYKMDIAALKAAAAIIKEYSDFTTFSKRNTQVKTFICAIAQSEWTVTDERVVYNVSANRFLRGMVRGLVGTMLRVGRGKLSLEELRLAIESKDCTNADFAVPPQGLFLMKVAYPDGLLQQIPFDR; encoded by the coding sequence ATGAACAGGTACTTTATTGAAGTAGCATATAAGGGAGCACAGTATAGTGGGTTCCAGGTGCAGGAAAACGCGCATACGGTGCAGGCGGAGCTGGATCATGCCCTGAGCTTATTATTCAGGGAGAAGATTGTGAGCACGGGTTCCAGCAGAACAGATGCGGGGGTAAATGCACAGCAGAACTTCCTGCACTTTGATACAGCGTTGCCGTTGCATCCGCAGTTCTTATATAAGGTGAATGCAATTTTGCCGGATGATATTGTTTTAAAGGGGATCTACCATGTACCGGCGGATGCGCATTCGCGCTTTGCTGCCCTGGGCCGTTCTTATGAATACACCATCTATACCCGCAAAGATCCTTTTATGAAGGACAGGGGATACTTCTTCCCTTATAAGATGGATATAGCGGCGTTGAAGGCGGCAGCTGCTATTATTAAAGAGTATAGCGACTTCACCACTTTCTCCAAACGTAATACACAGGTAAAGACCTTTATATGCGCGATTGCGCAATCTGAATGGACGGTTACAGATGAGCGTGTAGTCTATAACGTTAGCGCCAACCGTTTTCTGCGTGGAATGGTGCGTGGCTTGGTAGGAACCATGCTGAGAGTGGGGCGTGGCAAGCTTTCGCTGGAGGAGTTAAGGCTTGCAATAGAGAGTAAGGATTGTACAAATGCTGATTTTGCGGTGCCACCGCAGGGATTGTTTTTAATGAAAGTGGCTTATCCTGATGGTTTATTACAGCAGATTCCTTTTGACCGGTGA
- a CDS encoding DUF4476 domain-containing protein, with protein sequence MFLCGHVWAQDQQHYVYIQSEKGQPFYVKLNGKLLSSTDRGYIILPRLESGTTPLTVGFPKNEGPEQKFYVKIARNDQGYLLKKAGESGYTLYNLQTFREIKADNGDGTAAAIAAAEPEPEPAQVADVAAYTTEDTARKEMMGNLQKDLETTFANKAIVTGPGKPVATASKAGNSFASALDKVVITGEDRDIPLEEVKPTPVPTDMAVTEEPVVKKANKKRKGSKAPLTEEEQAILNDVLAQESKTAASEAAAAEALKAAAPEEDVEAAPKKARQRKKRAGDPDFIEFQDDDTPPAAAATPAPVEEAVVTPSPDMPAVTDETPARSKKKRRKIFDDTEHPANIITDSSGYGIAVTREEEPVKSKKRKKHEDTEMTVDPETGAVSGEVSKKGDSRLINSDCENVMNDDTFRKVLRKFVSAKSDDGMIDVFRKQTRNYCMETAQIRTLAQLVTAEDARYRLLDLAYSKTYDTEKYGSLENLLNESYYKGRFKAMLHK encoded by the coding sequence TTGTTTTTATGTGGCCATGTATGGGCGCAGGATCAGCAGCATTATGTATATATCCAGAGTGAAAAAGGACAACCGTTTTATGTAAAGCTTAATGGCAAATTGCTGAGCTCTACAGATCGCGGTTATATCATATTGCCCCGGTTAGAAAGCGGTACTACCCCGCTAACAGTGGGATTCCCAAAGAACGAAGGCCCTGAGCAAAAGTTTTATGTGAAGATCGCCAGGAACGATCAGGGCTATCTGTTGAAGAAAGCAGGGGAATCCGGTTATACCTTATATAACCTGCAAACCTTCCGGGAAATAAAAGCCGACAATGGCGACGGAACCGCAGCAGCCATAGCCGCCGCCGAACCGGAACCTGAACCGGCACAGGTAGCAGATGTTGCCGCCTACACCACAGAAGATACCGCCCGCAAGGAAATGATGGGCAATCTGCAAAAAGACCTGGAAACTACTTTTGCCAACAAAGCCATCGTAACCGGCCCTGGCAAACCCGTGGCTACGGCGTCTAAAGCCGGTAACTCATTTGCCTCCGCATTGGATAAGGTAGTGATCACAGGTGAGGACAGGGACATCCCGCTGGAAGAAGTAAAACCGACACCCGTTCCCACAGATATGGCAGTTACCGAAGAACCGGTAGTGAAGAAAGCTAACAAAAAGCGCAAAGGCTCAAAAGCTCCCCTTACAGAAGAAGAACAGGCTATCCTGAATGATGTGTTGGCGCAGGAAAGTAAAACGGCTGCCAGCGAAGCTGCTGCCGCCGAAGCATTGAAAGCCGCTGCCCCCGAAGAAGATGTGGAAGCAGCGCCTAAAAAAGCCAGGCAGCGCAAGAAGAGAGCCGGTGATCCTGATTTTATAGAGTTCCAGGATGATGACACCCCGCCAGCGGCTGCCGCAACACCGGCACCTGTTGAGGAAGCAGTGGTTACGCCATCTCCCGATATGCCGGCTGTAACAGACGAAACGCCTGCCCGTTCCAAAAAGAAGCGGCGCAAGATCTTCGATGATACAGAACATCCTGCTAATATCATCACTGATTCCAGCGGCTATGGTATTGCCGTTACAAGGGAGGAAGAACCTGTAAAGAGTAAGAAAAGAAAGAAACATGAAGATACGGAGATGACAGTAGACCCGGAAACCGGCGCTGTGAGCGGAGAGGTAAGTAAGAAGGGAGATAGCCGGTTGATCAATTCTGATTGTGAAAACGTGATGAATGATGATACGTTCCGCAAGGTATTACGCAAGTTCGTTTCCGCTAAGAGTGATGATGGTATGATCGATGTGTTCCGTAAGCAAACCCGCAACTACTGCATGGAAACGGCGCAGATCAGAACGCTGGCACAATTGGTAACGGCGGAAGATGCCCGCTACCGCCTGCTGGATTTAGCTTATTCCAAAACATATGATACGGAAAAGTATGGTTCCCTGGAGAATTTGCTGAATGAAAGTTATTATAAAGGCAGGTTCAAAGCCATGTTGCATAAGTAA
- a CDS encoding biotin/lipoyl-containing protein, with translation MIKAIVNDKSTFTINPGAVITCNNQEVDWSAAQLPTGDYSIIMDGQSYQAQVLKIDRDTKTVVLQINQRQYEVAIEEPIDQLLASMGIKDALTKKINDIKAPMPGLVLKVLVTPGQVIRKGDPVLILEAMKMENVFKATTDAVVKEIKVAERTAVEKGEVLIVLE, from the coding sequence ATGATCAAAGCAATTGTGAATGACAAGTCTACGTTTACCATTAACCCGGGAGCAGTTATTACCTGCAATAACCAGGAAGTGGATTGGTCTGCGGCCCAGCTACCCACCGGTGATTACAGTATTATCATGGATGGGCAAAGCTACCAGGCGCAGGTACTGAAGATAGACAGGGATACGAAAACAGTCGTGTTACAGATCAATCAGCGGCAATATGAAGTGGCGATTGAAGAACCGATAGATCAGCTACTGGCATCCATGGGGATTAAAGATGCGCTGACAAAAAAAATAAATGATATCAAGGCGCCCATGCCGGGATTGGTATTGAAAGTACTGGTAACGCCGGGGCAGGTTATCCGCAAAGGTGATCCTGTATTGATTTTAGAAGCTATGAAGATGGAGAATGTTTTCAAGGCAACCACCGATGCCGTAGTAAAGGAAATTAAAGTAGCAGAACGCACCGCCGTAGAAAAAGGGGAAGTGCTGATAGTGCTGGAATAA
- a CDS encoding M1 family metallopeptidase yields MNLHLKKSLLSILIGGMTGLGMTTSLMAQTEPATQEDPALKIYRASASKVNDLVHTKLDVRFDYAKRYLYGKAWITLKPHFYATDSLTLDAKGMDIKEVSVVKAGKNSPLKYSYDSLQLHIRLDKSYSATEKYIIYISYTAKPNELKTKGSAAISDAKGLYFINPDGTEPNKPTQIWTQGETESSSVWFPTIDKTNQKCTEEISMTVEKKYVTLSNGKLVSQKNNADGTRTDTWKMDLPHSPYLFMMAVGDYAIVKDTWRGKEVNYYVEKPYEKYAKAIFGNTPEMLTFYSKILDYDYPWVKYSQITGRDYVSGAMENTTATLHGEFMQKTDRELLDNNNYNEAVIAHELFHHWFGDLATAESWSNLTVNESFADYSEYLWLEHKYGKDAADEHSYDAAISYMSMVQYAGDKDLVRFHYHDKEDMFDQVSYQKGGRILNMLRNYVGDAAFFKSLNVYLKANAYKATEAHHLRLAFEEVTGQDMNWFFNQWYFGQGFPELDISYKYNDGAKTVTVILQQIQKDTKVWQLPMAIDIYAGGKKERHKITMENRVDSFTYSYATKPELVNVDADQVILSKKDDHRAFSTYAYQYTHAPNYLDRRIAIEAAIEAQGNNPEAVKLLQLALKDKYHGLRTYTASSLNLKNTAVKEATLNTLVEMAKQDPHALVRAAAVKQLGDLKDAQYTALFEAATKDKSYGVEAAGLEGLATLDVEKAYTIAKQLESDTKGKLVSAIAAVYAQKGNPADITFVATKFDETSGQDKLNAAFDYLGFLSKINNTPAVVHGISQIKAMTSQFNNPQVSTYISNWLQEISRKKSTDATRVTGTERDSLNEQADLMLKASESIHPNDQD; encoded by the coding sequence ATGAATCTACACCTGAAGAAATCCTTACTGAGCATATTGATCGGAGGAATGACCGGACTGGGAATGACCACTTCCCTGATGGCGCAAACCGAACCTGCTACCCAGGAAGACCCCGCCCTTAAAATCTATCGTGCATCTGCCAGCAAGGTAAATGACCTTGTACATACCAAGCTGGATGTACGTTTCGACTATGCCAAAAGATACCTCTACGGCAAAGCATGGATTACCCTGAAACCTCACTTTTATGCTACAGACTCCCTCACACTGGATGCCAAAGGAATGGATATCAAAGAGGTGTCGGTGGTGAAAGCCGGAAAAAACAGTCCTTTAAAATACAGCTACGACAGCCTTCAACTGCACATCAGGCTGGATAAAAGTTATAGTGCTACAGAAAAATATATCATCTACATCAGTTATACCGCCAAGCCTAATGAGCTGAAAACCAAAGGTAGCGCCGCTATTTCGGATGCCAAAGGCTTATATTTTATCAATCCTGACGGTACGGAACCCAACAAACCAACCCAGATATGGACACAAGGCGAAACGGAAAGCTCCTCTGTATGGTTTCCTACCATTGATAAAACCAATCAGAAATGTACCGAAGAGATCAGCATGACCGTGGAAAAGAAATACGTGACCCTCTCCAACGGTAAACTGGTTAGCCAGAAAAACAATGCTGACGGCACCCGTACAGATACCTGGAAAATGGACCTGCCCCACTCCCCTTACCTGTTTATGATGGCCGTAGGCGATTATGCCATTGTAAAAGATACCTGGCGCGGAAAGGAAGTAAACTACTATGTAGAGAAACCATACGAAAAATATGCAAAGGCCATTTTTGGTAATACACCGGAGATGCTCACCTTTTATTCCAAAATACTGGACTATGACTATCCCTGGGTAAAATATTCTCAGATCACCGGTCGCGACTACGTATCCGGCGCAATGGAGAATACCACCGCTACCTTGCACGGAGAGTTTATGCAGAAGACCGACCGCGAACTGCTGGACAACAACAATTACAACGAAGCAGTGATTGCCCATGAGCTGTTCCATCACTGGTTTGGTGATCTGGCCACTGCTGAATCCTGGAGTAACCTCACTGTCAACGAATCATTTGCTGACTATAGCGAATACCTGTGGCTGGAACATAAATATGGTAAAGATGCGGCCGATGAACATAGCTACGATGCAGCGATATCGTATATGTCCATGGTACAATACGCCGGTGATAAGGACCTGGTACGCTTTCATTATCACGACAAGGAAGATATGTTTGACCAGGTGAGCTATCAGAAAGGTGGCCGCATCTTAAACATGTTGCGCAATTATGTAGGTGATGCTGCATTTTTCAAATCCTTGAATGTATACCTGAAAGCCAACGCCTACAAGGCTACAGAGGCGCATCACCTCAGACTGGCCTTCGAAGAGGTAACCGGTCAGGATATGAACTGGTTCTTCAACCAGTGGTATTTTGGTCAGGGCTTCCCGGAACTGGATATCAGCTACAAGTATAATGACGGCGCAAAAACGGTGACAGTCATCCTACAACAGATTCAGAAGGACACCAAAGTATGGCAATTACCCATGGCTATTGACATCTATGCCGGCGGCAAAAAAGAGCGGCATAAGATTACGATGGAGAACCGCGTGGATTCTTTCACCTACTCCTACGCTACCAAACCGGAGCTGGTAAATGTAGATGCAGACCAGGTGATATTGTCCAAGAAAGATGATCACCGCGCATTCTCTACTTACGCTTACCAATATACGCATGCACCTAATTACCTGGATCGTCGTATTGCTATTGAAGCAGCTATAGAAGCACAGGGCAATAACCCCGAAGCCGTGAAGTTGCTACAGCTGGCGCTGAAAGACAAGTATCATGGTCTGCGCACTTATACTGCCAGTTCGCTCAATCTGAAAAATACTGCGGTAAAAGAAGCTACCCTCAACACGCTGGTGGAAATGGCCAAACAGGACCCTCATGCACTGGTACGCGCAGCGGCCGTGAAACAACTGGGAGATCTGAAAGATGCACAATACACTGCTTTATTTGAAGCCGCCACCAAAGATAAATCCTATGGTGTGGAAGCTGCCGGCCTGGAAGGTTTGGCTACACTCGATGTAGAGAAAGCATATACCATTGCCAAACAACTGGAAAGTGATACCAAAGGTAAACTGGTGAGTGCTATTGCTGCAGTTTATGCCCAGAAAGGCAATCCCGCCGATATTACTTTTGTAGCTACCAAGTTTGATGAAACCAGCGGTCAGGACAAACTGAACGCGGCTTTCGACTACCTGGGCTTCTTATCTAAAATAAATAATACACCAGCTGTAGTACATGGTATTTCGCAGATAAAAGCCATGACATCACAGTTCAACAATCCACAGGTAAGTACTTATATCAGTAACTGGTTACAGGAGATCTCCCGTAAGAAATCAACGGATGCCACCCGTGTTACGGGTACAGAAAGAGATAGCCTCAATGAACAGGCTGATTTGATGCTCAAAGCATCGGAGTCCATCCACCCCAACGACCAAGATTAA
- a CDS encoding DUF1835 domain-containing protein, translating into MSYLHVLNGDATLTLFRQSKVPGDIVVCREMMSVGKVKYTKDPSTFFASRAKHLGFHFGIDEQTYYTNVVQELEKLQHSGSYDEVILWFEYDLFCQINMLFVLYYLKSTVKILPRISIIDLPHHPDVKDFEALLEQRVQLQPADLQLAEDAWDAYCLNSPQALETIRKLPPGNLKHLPEAIHAHLKRFPSVEDGLNVIEKYFLQKLLMGKYRWFDLYTLFWNDMKIYGYGDFQLDILIKRMAAVGVIQEEAQMLSITSLGREVLSKEENYLDYVPLQHRWVGGVRLAKSPWRWDEATDSLTRIDQE; encoded by the coding sequence ATGTCATACTTGCATGTGTTAAACGGAGATGCTACCCTTACCTTGTTCCGGCAAAGTAAGGTGCCAGGGGATATTGTAGTGTGTAGGGAGATGATGAGTGTAGGAAAAGTAAAGTATACAAAAGACCCTTCCACATTCTTTGCAAGCCGTGCCAAACATCTCGGTTTTCATTTCGGAATAGACGAACAAACTTATTATACCAATGTAGTACAGGAGCTGGAGAAGTTACAACACTCCGGCTCCTATGATGAAGTGATCCTTTGGTTTGAATATGATCTTTTTTGCCAGATAAATATGCTCTTCGTCCTTTATTATCTGAAAAGCACTGTCAAAATATTACCCCGCATCAGTATCATTGACCTTCCACACCATCCCGACGTAAAAGATTTTGAAGCATTACTGGAACAACGTGTGCAACTGCAACCCGCAGACCTGCAACTGGCGGAAGATGCCTGGGATGCTTATTGCTTAAATAGCCCACAGGCACTTGAAACAATCAGAAAGCTCCCTCCCGGAAACCTGAAACATCTCCCCGAAGCTATTCACGCACATCTGAAAAGATTCCCCAGCGTGGAGGATGGGCTGAATGTCATTGAAAAATATTTTCTGCAAAAGTTATTGATGGGAAAGTACCGCTGGTTCGACCTCTACACTCTTTTTTGGAATGACATGAAGATCTATGGCTATGGTGATTTCCAGCTCGATATCCTGATTAAAAGGATGGCTGCGGTGGGAGTTATCCAGGAAGAAGCCCAGATGTTAAGTATCACCAGCCTGGGAAGGGAAGTGCTAAGTAAAGAGGAAAACTATCTCGATTATGTGCCGCTGCAACATCGTTGGGTTGGTGGTGTCAGGTTGGCGAAATCGCCCTGGCGGTGGGATGAAGCCACAGATAGCCTGACCAGGATTGACCAGGAATAG
- a CDS encoding TPM domain-containing protein, which produces MRILRWFLPGLLLMAGLLANAQQIPPRPNPPTLVNDYAGVLLKGEDDALEQKLVAYYDSTSSQIAIVTLKSVGDYDISQVAIKILRDWGIGTKGKNNGILILVSIEDRKIRIETGSGMEGAVPDIIANQIITQIIKPAFREGHYYQGLDGAVDAIQKAAAGEYKADPRQSKPGISPGGIFFLIMLIVIIVSVIGRGGGGGGGGRGGTTYNRRGGWIWPVLGGMGGFGSGGGGGWSGGGGGGGFGGFGGGSGGGGGASGSW; this is translated from the coding sequence ATGAGGATATTACGCTGGTTCTTACCGGGATTATTGTTGATGGCAGGTTTGTTGGCAAACGCACAGCAAATTCCGCCCAGGCCCAATCCTCCAACATTAGTAAACGACTATGCCGGTGTATTGCTGAAAGGCGAGGATGATGCACTGGAACAAAAGCTGGTCGCCTATTACGACTCTACTTCTTCGCAAATAGCGATCGTTACCCTGAAATCAGTAGGGGACTACGATATCAGCCAGGTAGCCATAAAAATTTTACGCGATTGGGGAATAGGTACCAAAGGCAAGAACAATGGTATACTAATCCTTGTTTCAATTGAAGACAGGAAGATCAGGATCGAAACCGGTTCCGGCATGGAAGGTGCGGTACCGGATATCATAGCAAATCAGATCATCACACAGATCATCAAGCCGGCTTTCCGGGAAGGCCATTATTACCAGGGACTTGATGGCGCCGTAGATGCCATTCAGAAAGCAGCAGCAGGAGAATATAAGGCAGACCCAAGACAAAGCAAGCCAGGGATCAGCCCCGGTGGAATCTTCTTCCTCATTATGCTTATCGTGATCATTGTTTCGGTGATAGGCCGTGGTGGTGGCGGTGGCGGCGGTGGAAGAGGCGGTACTACCTATAACAGAAGAGGCGGTTGGATCTGGCCCGTGCTGGGTGGAATGGGAGGCTTTGGTAGCGGTGGCGGCGGTGGCTGGTCCGGTGGTGGAGGTGGAGGCGGCTTCGGCGGTTTCGGAGGAGGCTCCGGCGGCGGCGGTGGCGCCAGTGGTAGCTGGTAA
- a CDS encoding TPM domain-containing protein — protein MRIFPFKRKEIFSEAEKNRLVQAIRIAERLTSGEIRLFVENHCSYVDPLDRAKEAFLSLGMERTKQRNGVLVYVALKDHQFAILGDQGIHDKVGDDFWQDEAALLRSHFQSNRIIDGIEACIKEIGESLRTHFPHETGDNNELSDDIVFGN, from the coding sequence ATGCGCATTTTTCCTTTTAAACGAAAAGAGATTTTTTCCGAAGCGGAGAAGAATAGGTTGGTGCAGGCTATACGTATAGCAGAACGGCTTACTTCGGGTGAAATCAGGTTGTTTGTTGAAAACCATTGCAGTTATGTAGATCCATTGGACAGGGCAAAAGAAGCTTTTCTTTCATTGGGAATGGAGAGAACGAAGCAACGCAATGGGGTATTGGTGTATGTGGCCCTTAAAGACCACCAGTTTGCCATCCTGGGCGACCAGGGTATTCATGACAAGGTGGGCGATGATTTCTGGCAGGACGAAGCGGCGTTGTTGAGAAGCCACTTCCAGAGCAATCGGATCATTGATGGTATCGAAGCATGTATCAAGGAAATAGGAGAGTCGCTCCGCACACATTTCCCGCATGAAACCGGCGATAACAATGAACTGTCGGATGATATCGTCTTCGGCAATTAA
- a CDS encoding LemA family protein translates to MKTGIIVIIVVVLLGMFGCNKYNGLVKQDENVKNQWGVVQSSYQRRTDLIPNLVSTVKGAANFETETLTKVMEARASATQIKVNADDLTPEKLQQFQAAQGQLSQALGRLLAVSENYPDLKANANFQNLQVQLEGTENRINQARNDFNGAVRGYNSTVRTFPNNIIAGISGFKQKAYFEAEAGSEKAPEVKF, encoded by the coding sequence ATGAAAACAGGCATCATTGTAATTATCGTTGTCGTATTATTAGGCATGTTCGGTTGTAACAAGTACAATGGATTAGTGAAACAGGATGAAAATGTGAAAAACCAGTGGGGAGTAGTACAAAGTTCCTACCAACGCCGGACCGACCTGATCCCGAACCTGGTTAGCACAGTTAAAGGTGCCGCCAACTTTGAAACAGAAACCCTGACCAAAGTAATGGAAGCCCGCGCCAGCGCAACACAGATCAAGGTAAATGCCGATGATCTTACACCAGAAAAACTCCAGCAATTCCAGGCTGCACAGGGTCAACTGAGCCAGGCACTGGGCCGTTTACTGGCGGTATCTGAGAATTATCCTGATCTGAAAGCAAATGCCAACTTCCAGAACCTGCAGGTACAACTGGAAGGCACTGAAAACAGGATCAACCAGGCACGTAACGACTTTAACGGCGCAGTAAGAGGGTACAACAGTACCGTACGTACCTTCCCGAATAATATTATTGCCGGTATCTCTGGTTTCAAACAGAAAGCATATTTCGAAGCAGAAGCTGGTTCCGAAAAAGCCCCGGAAGTAAAGTTCTAA
- a CDS encoding response regulator, whose product MSAQHIHILYIDDEIHNLNAFKASFRRLYNVVTATSAEEAEKLLEQQEFHIIISDQRMPKMTGIEFFESILEKYPEPIRMLLTGYADINAVVDAINKGQVYKYFSKPWNEEELKHNIDKAFEVYSLRKENKELTAKLLDVNEKLEFLVRQKLIS is encoded by the coding sequence ATGAGTGCTCAACACATCCATATACTCTATATTGATGATGAAATACATAATCTGAACGCCTTTAAGGCTTCTTTCAGGAGACTTTACAATGTAGTTACCGCTACATCCGCTGAAGAAGCGGAGAAGTTACTGGAACAACAGGAGTTTCATATCATCATCTCGGACCAGCGCATGCCAAAAATGACAGGCATAGAGTTTTTTGAATCTATCCTGGAAAAATACCCCGAACCCATCCGCATGCTACTCACCGGCTACGCCGATATTAACGCCGTCGTAGATGCCATCAACAAAGGCCAGGTATATAAATACTTCTCCAAACCCTGGAACGAGGAAGAACTCAAACATAATATAGATAAAGCGTTTGAAGTATACTCCCTCCGGAAAGAAAACAAAGAACTTACCGCTAAACTACTGGATGTCAACGAGAAACTGGAGTTTCTTGTGAGACAGAAGCTGATTTCATAA
- a CDS encoding dipeptidase, giving the protein MQVWKDYQAKHQDRFLDELLTLLRIPSVSADSSHNGDTQQCAEAVKQRLVEAGAEKVEVCPTAGHPIVYGEKIIDPSLPTVLVYGHYDVQPADPLELWNSGPFEPVIKDGNIYARGSADDKGQFYMHVKAFEVMNKTNTIPCNIKFMIEGEEEVGSANLGIFLKENKERLKADVVLISDTSMISLENPSIDTGLRGLSYMEVEVTGPNRDLHSGVYGGAVANPATILAKMIASLHDDNNHVTIPGFYDQVQDLTTEERTALNAAPFDEEAYKKDLGVAELWGEKGYSTIERTGIRPTLEVNGIWGGYTGEGSKTVLPSKASAKISMRLVPNQDWNEVSDLFTKHFTAIAPKSVQVKVTKHHGGSPYVTPIDSVAFKAAHKAINTTFGKEPIPVRGGGSIPIVALFEKELGLKTVLMGFGLDSDNLHSPNEKYGLANYFKGIETIPYFHQFFAEMSK; this is encoded by the coding sequence ATGCAAGTTTGGAAAGATTACCAGGCTAAACACCAAGACAGATTCCTGGACGAATTGCTGACATTGTTACGTATTCCTTCTGTGAGTGCGGATTCCAGTCATAACGGAGATACACAACAGTGTGCAGAAGCGGTTAAACAGCGCCTCGTGGAAGCCGGTGCAGAAAAGGTAGAAGTATGCCCCACCGCAGGACATCCGATCGTTTACGGAGAAAAGATAATAGATCCTTCCTTACCCACGGTACTGGTATACGGCCACTACGATGTACAGCCGGCAGACCCGCTGGAGCTGTGGAACAGCGGCCCCTTTGAACCCGTTATCAAAGACGGGAACATTTATGCCCGTGGCAGTGCAGACGACAAAGGCCAGTTTTACATGCATGTAAAGGCTTTTGAAGTGATGAACAAAACCAATACGATTCCCTGCAACATCAAATTTATGATTGAAGGGGAAGAAGAAGTGGGTTCGGCTAACCTGGGCATCTTCCTGAAAGAAAACAAGGAACGCCTGAAAGCAGACGTAGTACTCATTTCAGATACCTCCATGATCAGCCTGGAAAACCCTTCCATCGATACCGGCCTCCGTGGCCTGTCGTACATGGAAGTGGAAGTAACCGGCCCTAACCGCGACCTGCACAGTGGTGTGTACGGCGGCGCAGTGGCTAACCCGGCTACCATCCTGGCTAAAATGATCGCTTCCCTCCATGATGATAACAACCATGTGACCATCCCAGGCTTCTACGACCAGGTACAAGACCTGACCACGGAAGAAAGAACCGCACTCAACGCCGCTCCTTTCGACGAAGAAGCGTATAAGAAAGACCTCGGCGTAGCCGAATTGTGGGGAGAAAAAGGATACAGCACCATCGAAAGAACCGGCATCCGTCCTACCCTGGAGGTAAACGGCATCTGGGGCGGTTATACCGGCGAAGGTTCCAAAACGGTATTGCCTTCCAAAGCATCCGCCAAAATTTCCATGCGCCTGGTTCCTAACCAGGACTGGAATGAAGTGTCCGACCTGTTTACCAAACACTTTACCGCCATCGCACCTAAGAGCGTACAGGTAAAAGTGACGAAGCATCATGGTGGCAGTCCTTATGTAACGCCGATAGATTCTGTTGCATTCAAAGCTGCGCACAAAGCCATCAATACCACTTTCGGTAAAGAACCGATTCCTGTTCGCGGCGGCGGTAGCATTCCTATCGTAGCACTGTTTGAAAAGGAACTGGGCCTGAAAACAGTATTGATGGGCTTTGGTCTGGACAGCGATAACCTGCACTCACCAAATGAGAAGTACGGTTTAGCCAACTATTTCAAAGGCATTGAAACCATTCCTTATTTCCACCAGTTTTTTGCGGAAATGAGTAAATAA
- a CDS encoding RNA-binding S4 domain-containing protein, with protein MSNTEKVRVDKYLWSIRIFKTRSQASDACDGGKVKLNGSSVKAAKPVSVGDKFEIKHESRKWVIEVTGLLSNRVAYPEAIKYYIDNTPEEDKLAPAFTASVFQTGKRQSKIGRPTKKDRRNIEGFMEGEEE; from the coding sequence ATGAGTAATACTGAAAAAGTACGTGTAGATAAATATCTCTGGTCCATCCGGATATTCAAAACCCGCAGCCAGGCTTCCGATGCCTGCGATGGTGGTAAAGTGAAACTGAATGGCTCTTCTGTAAAAGCCGCCAAACCCGTATCTGTAGGCGATAAATTCGAAATAAAGCATGAATCCCGTAAATGGGTGATCGAAGTAACAGGGCTGTTATCCAACCGGGTAGCCTATCCTGAAGCCATCAAATACTACATAGATAACACCCCGGAAGAAGATAAACTGGCGCCCGCCTTTACTGCATCTGTATTCCAGACAGGTAAACGGCAAAGCAAGATTGGACGTCCTACCAAGAAAGACAGACGGAATATTGAAGGGTTTATGGAGGGAGAAGAAGAATAG